In the genome of Streptomyces sp. V2I9, one region contains:
- a CDS encoding citrate synthase: MTDQPEPGRHGASRLTTREAAELLGVKPETVYAYVSRGQLSSVRAAGGRGSTFDADEVRALARRSGRRDPSPAGGDLAFRTGITLIEGDRCYFRGVDATELARRYGYEEVAEWLWTGEPRPGARFTAPAGPLAAARRTVGALPAHSGSTDRLRVAVTAAAATDALRFDLSPEAVLNSARGLIPTLVGALPTLGGPAPEGSSLARELWSRLTAEPADAPSLAVLDAALALLIDHDLAASTLAARVAASARAHPYAVVSAGLGVLEGPLHGAASGLAHRMLQEAVDRGSAVPVVADHLRTGRQVPGLGHRLYRGEDPRATLLFELLGRAPQAAGALATAREVVATAARHTPLHANIDLALAVLSVSHGMAADAGETVFAVARTAGWIAHALEEYGERPLRIRPSGQYTGPRPPQPLPTAPQ; encoded by the coding sequence ATGACGGATCAACCAGAGCCCGGCCGGCACGGCGCTTCCCGGCTCACCACGCGGGAGGCGGCCGAACTGCTCGGCGTGAAGCCGGAGACGGTGTACGCCTACGTCAGCCGGGGCCAGCTGAGCAGTGTCCGGGCCGCCGGAGGGCGGGGCAGCACGTTCGACGCCGACGAGGTGCGGGCGCTGGCACGGCGGTCGGGGCGGCGGGACCCCTCCCCGGCCGGGGGCGACCTCGCGTTCCGCACCGGTATCACGCTCATCGAGGGCGACCGCTGCTACTTCCGGGGGGTGGATGCGACGGAGCTGGCCCGGCGGTACGGCTACGAGGAGGTCGCCGAGTGGCTGTGGACGGGCGAGCCGCGGCCGGGCGCGCGGTTCACCGCCCCCGCCGGTCCCCTCGCGGCGGCCCGCCGGACGGTCGGCGCGCTGCCCGCGCACAGCGGTTCGACGGACCGGCTGCGGGTGGCGGTGACCGCCGCCGCGGCCACCGACGCCCTGCGGTTCGACCTGTCGCCCGAAGCGGTCCTCAACAGCGCGCGCGGCCTGATCCCCACCCTGGTGGGCGCGCTGCCGACGCTCGGCGGCCCCGCGCCCGAGGGGAGTTCCCTGGCGCGGGAGCTGTGGTCACGGCTGACCGCCGAGCCGGCCGACGCCCCGTCCCTCGCGGTGCTGGACGCCGCCCTGGCTCTCCTGATCGACCACGACCTGGCGGCCTCCACGCTGGCCGCCCGCGTCGCCGCCTCCGCACGGGCCCACCCGTACGCCGTCGTCTCGGCCGGCCTCGGCGTGCTGGAGGGGCCGCTGCACGGCGCGGCGAGCGGCCTGGCGCACCGCATGCTCCAGGAAGCGGTGGATCGAGGCAGCGCGGTCCCCGTGGTCGCCGACCATCTGCGGACCGGGCGGCAGGTGCCCGGCCTGGGCCACCGGCTCTACCGGGGCGAGGACCCCCGGGCGACGCTCCTGTTCGAGCTGCTGGGCCGGGCACCGCAGGCCGCCGGGGCGCTGGCGACCGCCCGCGAGGTGGTGGCCACGGCAGCGCGGCACACCCCGCTGCACGCCAACATCGACCTGGCCCTGGCCGTTCTGTCGGTCTCCCACGGGATGGCGGCGGACGCGGGCGAGACCGTGTTCGCGGTGGCCCGGACCGCGGGCTGGATCGCCCACGCACTGGAGGAGTACGGGGAGCGTCCGCTCCGCATCAGGCCGAGCGGGCAGTACACGGGGCCGCGCCCCCCGCAGCCGCTGCCCACCGCCCCGCAGTAG
- a CDS encoding sensor histidine kinase, whose translation MNAPPNPGRGTRRFGWPRRVFSQVLLMQLAIITGVTILVTGLFLAPLSDQLDDQAMRRALAIAQSTAAQPGIVRDLSSTDPSDRGPVQSAAERVRRATGAEYVVVMDGRGVRWSHPSPDRIGAVVSTDPGEALRGREVMEIDSGTLGRSARGKVPLVDDSGEVIGAVSVGIEYDSVRARLLEAIPGLFAYAGGALAVGALAAYLISRRLQRQTHDLAFSDISALLTEREAMLHGIREGVVALDGGGRVRLLNDEAQRLLGLGPEAAGRPLAEVLGEGRTTDVLSGRVVGDDLLAVRGGRVLLANRMPTDDGGAVVTLRDRTELEHLGRELDSTTGLIDALRAQDHEHANRLHTLLGLLELEMHEDAMEFVTEVVGVHRATAEQVTEKVRDPLLAALLVGKATVAAERGVALRLTPGTLLPDRVVDPRGLVTVVGNLVDNATDAAAGSDGARIEVELRAEDRTVVLGVRDSGPGVAPDRHESIFTEGWSTKDVPAHGKRGLGLALVRRLAERQGGGVTVSDADGGGAVFTVVLPDALAEAEPHDAAGPAPGRAADGPSGGPRSSTHPAPTGEQW comes from the coding sequence ATGAACGCCCCACCGAACCCCGGCAGGGGGACCCGCCGGTTCGGCTGGCCCCGGCGGGTCTTCTCCCAGGTCCTGCTGATGCAGCTGGCCATCATCACCGGTGTGACGATCCTGGTCACCGGGCTGTTCCTGGCGCCCCTCAGCGACCAGCTCGACGACCAGGCGATGCGCCGCGCCCTCGCCATCGCCCAGTCCACCGCCGCCCAGCCGGGCATCGTCCGGGACCTGAGCAGCACGGACCCGTCGGACCGCGGGCCCGTCCAGTCGGCCGCGGAACGGGTCAGGCGGGCGACCGGAGCGGAGTACGTCGTCGTCATGGACGGGCGCGGGGTGCGCTGGTCCCATCCCTCGCCCGACCGGATCGGCGCGGTCGTCTCCACCGACCCCGGTGAGGCGCTGCGCGGTCGTGAGGTCATGGAGATCGACAGCGGGACCCTCGGGCGTTCCGCGCGCGGCAAGGTGCCGTTGGTGGACGACTCCGGCGAGGTGATCGGCGCGGTCTCGGTCGGCATCGAGTACGACAGCGTCCGCGCCCGCCTTCTCGAGGCGATTCCGGGGCTGTTCGCGTACGCGGGCGGGGCCCTGGCCGTCGGGGCGCTCGCCGCTTACCTGATCTCGCGTCGTTTGCAGCGGCAGACCCACGACCTGGCGTTCTCCGACATCTCCGCGCTGCTGACCGAGCGCGAGGCCATGTTGCACGGCATCCGGGAAGGGGTCGTCGCCCTGGACGGCGGCGGCCGGGTCCGACTGCTGAACGACGAGGCGCAGCGGCTGCTGGGGCTGGGCCCGGAGGCGGCGGGCAGGCCGCTGGCGGAGGTGCTGGGCGAGGGCCGGACCACGGACGTGCTGTCCGGGCGCGTGGTCGGCGACGACCTGCTGGCGGTGCGCGGCGGCAGGGTCCTGCTGGCCAACCGGATGCCCACGGACGACGGCGGCGCCGTGGTGACGCTGCGCGACCGGACCGAGCTGGAGCACCTGGGCCGCGAGCTCGACTCCACCACGGGGCTGATCGACGCGCTGCGCGCCCAGGACCACGAGCACGCGAACCGGCTGCACACCTTGCTGGGCCTGCTGGAGCTGGAGATGCACGAGGACGCGATGGAGTTCGTCACGGAGGTGGTGGGCGTCCACCGGGCGACGGCCGAGCAGGTCACGGAGAAGGTCCGGGACCCGCTGCTGGCCGCCCTCCTCGTCGGCAAGGCGACGGTCGCCGCCGAGCGCGGCGTCGCACTGCGGCTGACCCCCGGCACCCTGCTGCCGGACCGGGTGGTCGATCCCCGCGGTCTGGTCACCGTGGTCGGCAACCTCGTCGACAACGCCACGGACGCGGCGGCCGGATCGGACGGAGCGCGGATCGAGGTCGAGCTGCGGGCGGAGGACCGTACGGTGGTGCTGGGGGTACGCGACAGCGGCCCCGGCGTGGCCCCGGACCGGCACGAGTCGATCTTCACGGAGGGCTGGTCCACCAAGGACGTCCCGGCCCACGGCAAGCGGGGCCTCGGACTCGCCCTCGTACGGAGGCTCGCGGAGCGCCAGGGAGGCGGGGTCACGGTGTCCGACGCGGACGGCGGCGGTGCGGTGTTCACGGTCGTGCTCCCGGACGCCCTCGCCGAAGCCGAGCCGCACGACGCGGCAGGTCCCGCGCCCGGACGCGCCGCGGACGGACCTTCCGGCGGCCCGCGGTCCTCCACCCATCCGGCCCCGACGGGAGAACAGTGGTGA
- a CDS encoding cation acetate symporter, with the protein MRGDHQTLALLLFSAFVAVTLFITTWVGRDRQGSAEEFYAGGRLFSPMENGFAIAGDYMSAASFLGISGLIALFGYDGMLYSVGFLVAWLVVLLFVAELVRNCGRFTLADVVAARMAERPVRTALGTSSVTVSVLYLVAQMVGAGSLVALLLGGTSDAARSWTIVGVGALMVIYVSFGGMRATTWIQIVKSVLLMAGAVVLTVLVLVDFHGNVDNLLTTAAERSGHGKDFLAPGLRYGGDLTSRLDFISLGVALVLGTAGLPHILSRFYTVPTARAARRSVVWSIGLIGGFYLMTIVLGFGAAALVGSAEVRASNAAGNTAIPLLALELGGGEGSTGGTILFAVVAAIAFATILAVVAGITLASSASVAHDLYASLRRPGRRKHGEVTVARVAAAGIGVVAIGLGLLAQDLNVAFLVGLAFAVAASANLPALLYSLFWRGFTTRGAVWAVYGGLVPAVVLVLVSPVVSGSPTSLFPGVDFQLFPLENPGLVSIPLGFLAGWIGTLTSPEPPDEAKHAETEVRALTGAGAA; encoded by the coding sequence GTGAGAGGCGACCACCAGACCCTCGCCCTGCTGCTGTTCAGCGCGTTCGTCGCGGTGACGCTGTTCATCACGACCTGGGTCGGCCGCGACCGGCAGGGCTCCGCCGAGGAGTTCTACGCCGGGGGCCGGCTGTTCTCGCCCATGGAGAACGGATTCGCCATCGCCGGCGACTACATGTCCGCGGCCTCCTTCCTGGGAATCTCCGGGCTGATCGCCCTCTTCGGCTACGACGGCATGCTCTACTCGGTCGGCTTCCTCGTCGCCTGGCTGGTCGTCCTGCTGTTCGTCGCCGAACTCGTGCGCAACTGCGGCCGGTTCACCCTGGCCGACGTGGTCGCCGCGCGGATGGCGGAGCGCCCGGTGCGCACCGCGCTCGGCACCTCGTCCGTCACCGTCTCCGTGCTGTACCTGGTCGCGCAGATGGTCGGCGCGGGCAGCCTGGTGGCCCTGCTGCTCGGCGGTACGAGCGACGCCGCCCGGTCCTGGACCATCGTCGGGGTCGGCGCGCTCATGGTGATCTACGTGTCGTTCGGCGGGATGCGCGCCACGACCTGGATCCAGATCGTCAAGTCCGTCCTGCTGATGGCCGGGGCCGTGGTCCTCACCGTGCTCGTCCTGGTGGACTTCCACGGGAACGTCGACAACCTGCTGACCACCGCGGCCGAACGCAGCGGCCACGGCAAGGACTTCCTCGCCCCCGGCCTCCGCTACGGCGGCGACCTGACCTCCCGCCTCGACTTCATCAGCCTGGGCGTGGCCCTGGTCCTGGGCACGGCGGGGCTGCCGCACATCCTGTCGCGCTTCTACACCGTGCCCACCGCCCGCGCGGCCCGCCGTTCCGTCGTCTGGTCCATCGGACTGATCGGCGGCTTCTACCTGATGACGATCGTGCTCGGGTTCGGCGCCGCCGCCCTCGTCGGCTCCGCCGAGGTCCGCGCGTCGAACGCGGCGGGCAACACCGCGATCCCGCTGCTGGCCCTCGAACTCGGCGGCGGGGAGGGCTCCACCGGTGGAACGATTCTCTTCGCCGTGGTCGCGGCCATCGCCTTCGCCACCATCCTGGCCGTCGTCGCGGGCATCACGCTCGCCTCCTCCGCCTCCGTCGCCCACGACCTCTACGCGTCGCTCCGCCGCCCCGGCCGCCGGAAGCACGGGGAGGTCACCGTGGCACGGGTCGCCGCCGCCGGGATCGGCGTGGTCGCGATCGGTCTGGGACTGCTGGCGCAGGACCTCAACGTCGCCTTCCTGGTGGGCCTCGCCTTCGCCGTGGCCGCGTCGGCCAACCTTCCGGCCCTGCTGTACTCACTGTTCTGGCGCGGCTTCACCACGCGGGGCGCGGTCTGGGCGGTGTACGGGGGGCTGGTCCCCGCAGTGGTCCTCGTGCTGGTCTCGCCCGTCGTCTCGGGCAGCCCGACGTCCCTGTTCCCGGGCGTCGACTTCCAGCTGTTTCCCCTGGAGAATCCGGGCCTGGTCTCCATCCCGCTCGGCTTCCTGGCCGGCTGGATCGGTACGCTCACCTCGCCCGAACCACCCGACGAGGCCAAGCACGCGGAGACCGAGGTCCGCGCGCTGACGGGGGCCGGAGCGGCGTAG
- a CDS encoding GTP-binding protein: MTPPRTPQIPVVVLAGFLGSGKTTLLNHLLRNRAGTRIGVIVNDFGAIEIDAMTVSGQVGSTVSLGNGCLCCAVDASELDTFLETLTRPSARLDVIVIEASGLAEPQELVRMLLASDNPHILYGGLVEVVDAAEFDATRERHPELDRHLAVADLVVLNKTDRVGEAERERLRATVTELSGPAAVISAVHGRIDPELLFDPALRPDPEEMAGQLSFEDLLREVECDEHEGCDGHGHDRHLHAAYESVEFTSDVPLDPRRFMAFLDSRPEGLYRIKGFVDFGAGDRDNSYALHAVGRFLRFVPRPWARGEQRLTQLVMIGAGLGAEALRAGLAACRAVDPPPGDLAEEAAAVERAMWGVLRYVRQDEDTEDVPEERGGLRGAAAEV, from the coding sequence TTGACCCCGCCCCGCACCCCGCAGATCCCGGTCGTCGTCCTGGCGGGCTTCCTCGGCTCGGGCAAGACCACGCTCCTGAACCACCTCCTCCGCAACCGGGCGGGCACCCGGATCGGCGTGATCGTCAACGACTTCGGGGCCATCGAGATCGACGCCATGACCGTTTCGGGCCAGGTCGGCTCCACGGTGTCGCTGGGCAACGGCTGCCTGTGCTGTGCCGTGGACGCGAGCGAACTCGACACCTTCCTGGAGACGCTGACCCGGCCCTCGGCCCGGCTGGACGTGATCGTCATCGAGGCGAGCGGCCTCGCCGAGCCGCAGGAGCTGGTGCGCATGCTGCTCGCCAGCGACAACCCGCACATCCTGTACGGGGGCCTCGTCGAGGTCGTCGACGCGGCGGAGTTCGACGCCACCCGCGAGCGTCACCCCGAGCTCGACCGCCATCTCGCCGTCGCCGACCTCGTCGTCCTGAACAAGACGGACCGGGTGGGGGAGGCGGAGCGGGAGCGGCTGCGGGCGACGGTCACGGAGCTGAGCGGCCCGGCCGCCGTGATCTCCGCCGTGCACGGCCGGATCGACCCGGAGCTCCTCTTCGATCCCGCGCTGCGGCCGGACCCCGAGGAGATGGCCGGTCAGCTGAGCTTCGAGGACCTGCTGCGGGAGGTGGAGTGCGACGAACACGAGGGGTGCGACGGGCACGGGCACGACCGCCATCTCCACGCGGCGTACGAGAGCGTCGAGTTCACCTCGGACGTGCCGCTCGATCCGCGCCGCTTCATGGCGTTCCTGGACTCCCGGCCCGAGGGCCTGTACCGGATCAAGGGGTTCGTCGACTTCGGCGCGGGGGACCGGGACAACAGCTACGCGCTGCACGCGGTCGGCCGCTTCCTGCGCTTCGTCCCCCGGCCCTGGGCGCGAGGCGAGCAGCGCCTCACCCAGCTCGTCATGATCGGCGCGGGCCTCGGCGCCGAAGCGCTGCGGGCCGGGCTCGCCGCCTGCCGCGCGGTGGACCCGCCCCCCGGAGACCTTGCCGAGGAGGCCGCCGCCGTCGAGCGTGCCATGTGGGGCGTGCTCCGGTACGTCCGCCAGGACGAGGACACCGAGGACGTGCCGGAAGAACGCGGCGGGCTGCGGGGAGCTGCCGCGGAGGTGTGA
- a CDS encoding type IIA DNA topoisomerase subunit B, with protein MTAETSVPSTAMLTGAGGDRDSSNYTARHLLVLEGLEAVRKRPGMYIGSTDSRGLMHCLWEIIDNSVDEALGGYCDRIEVILHDDASVEVRDNGRGIPVDVEPKTGLSGIEVVMTKLHAGGKFGGGSYAASGGLHGVGASVVNALSARLDVEVDRNSATHSISFRRGVPGMFTEQGPDSPFDPANGLRKGKRVPKTRTGTRVRYWADRQIFLKDAKLNLDTLYQRARQTAFLVPGLTIIVRDERGVDGAGKTEETFRFDGGISEFCEYLAQDKAVCDVQRLSGTGTFKETVPVLDDRGHMTPTEVTRELGVDIALRWGTGYDTTVKSFVNIIATPKGGTHVAGFERSLTKTVNEALRSAKMLRVAEDDVVKDDALEGLTAVVTVRLAEPQFEGQTKEVLGTSAANRIVAAVVAKELKAFLTSTKRDAKAQARAVLEKAVAAARTRIAARQHKDAQRRKTALESSSLPAKLADCRSDDVDRSELFIVEGDSALGTAKLARNSEFQALLPIRGKILNVQKSSVSDMLKNAECGAIIQVIGAGSGRTFDIDAARYGKVIMMTDADVDGSHIRTLLLTLFQRYMRPMVEAGRVFAAVPPLHRIELVQPKKGQDKYVYTYSDNELRQTLLEFQRKNVRIKESIQRYKGLGEMDADQLAETTMDPRHRTLRRINIGDLESSEQVFDLLMGNEVAPRKEFITSSAATLDRSRIDA; from the coding sequence GTGACCGCCGAAACGTCCGTGCCGTCCACCGCGATGCTGACCGGTGCAGGCGGCGACCGGGACAGCTCCAACTACACCGCGCGGCACCTCCTCGTCCTCGAGGGGCTGGAGGCGGTCCGCAAACGTCCTGGAATGTACATCGGGTCCACCGACAGCCGTGGTCTGATGCACTGCCTCTGGGAGATCATCGACAACTCGGTCGACGAGGCCCTGGGCGGGTACTGCGACCGGATCGAGGTCATCCTCCACGACGACGCCTCCGTCGAGGTCCGGGACAACGGCCGTGGCATCCCGGTCGACGTCGAGCCCAAGACGGGTCTCTCCGGCATCGAGGTCGTCATGACCAAGCTGCACGCCGGCGGCAAGTTCGGCGGCGGCTCCTACGCGGCCTCGGGCGGCCTCCACGGCGTCGGCGCCTCCGTCGTCAACGCCCTCTCCGCCCGCCTGGACGTCGAGGTCGACCGGAACAGCGCGACCCACTCCATCAGCTTCCGGCGAGGCGTGCCCGGCATGTTCACCGAGCAGGGGCCGGACAGCCCGTTCGATCCGGCCAACGGTCTGCGCAAGGGCAAGCGCGTCCCCAAGACCCGTACCGGTACCCGGGTGCGGTACTGGGCGGACCGGCAGATCTTCCTCAAGGACGCCAAGCTCAACCTGGACACGCTCTACCAGCGGGCCCGCCAGACCGCCTTCCTCGTCCCCGGCCTCACGATCATCGTCCGCGACGAGCGCGGCGTCGACGGCGCGGGCAAGACGGAGGAGACGTTCCGCTTCGACGGCGGCATCAGCGAGTTCTGCGAGTACCTGGCCCAGGACAAGGCCGTCTGCGACGTCCAGCGGCTGAGCGGTACGGGAACCTTCAAGGAAACCGTTCCGGTCCTCGACGACCGCGGTCACATGACCCCCACGGAGGTCACCCGCGAACTCGGCGTCGACATCGCCCTGCGCTGGGGCACCGGCTACGACACGACCGTCAAGTCGTTCGTGAACATCATCGCCACCCCCAAGGGCGGCACCCACGTCGCCGGGTTCGAGCGCTCGCTGACCAAGACGGTCAACGAGGCGCTGCGCTCCGCCAAGATGCTGCGCGTCGCCGAGGACGACGTCGTCAAGGACGACGCGCTCGAAGGGCTCACCGCCGTCGTCACCGTACGGCTCGCGGAGCCGCAGTTCGAGGGACAGACCAAGGAGGTGCTCGGCACCTCGGCGGCCAACCGGATCGTCGCAGCGGTGGTCGCCAAGGAGCTCAAGGCGTTCCTGACCTCCACGAAGCGGGACGCCAAGGCCCAGGCCAGGGCAGTGCTGGAGAAGGCCGTGGCCGCCGCCCGCACCCGGATCGCGGCCCGTCAGCACAAGGACGCACAGCGCCGCAAGACCGCGCTGGAGTCCTCCTCGCTGCCCGCCAAGCTAGCCGACTGCCGCAGCGACGACGTCGACCGCAGCGAGTTGTTCATCGTCGAGGGCGACTCGGCGCTCGGCACCGCGAAGCTGGCCCGGAACAGCGAGTTCCAGGCGCTGCTGCCGATCCGCGGCAAGATCCTCAACGTCCAGAAGTCCTCCGTCTCCGACATGCTGAAGAACGCCGAGTGCGGCGCGATCATCCAGGTCATAGGAGCCGGGTCCGGGCGGACCTTCGACATCGACGCCGCCCGGTACGGCAAGGTCATCATGATGACCGACGCCGACGTCGACGGCTCCCACATCCGCACCCTGCTGCTGACCCTCTTCCAGCGCTACATGCGCCCGATGGTCGAGGCGGGACGGGTCTTCGCCGCGGTGCCGCCGCTGCACCGGATCGAGCTGGTCCAGCCCAAGAAGGGCCAGGACAAGTACGTGTACACCTACTCCGACAACGAGCTGCGCCAGACCCTCCTGGAGTTCCAGCGCAAGAACGTCCGGATCAAGGAGTCGATCCAGCGTTACAAGGGCCTCGGCGAGATGGACGCCGACCAGTTGGCCGAGACGACGATGGACCCCCGCCACCGCACGCTGCGGCGCATCAACATCGGGGACCTGGAATCCTCCGAGCAGGTCTTCGACCTGCTGATGGGCAACGAGGTCGCCCCCCGCAAGGAGTTCATCACCAGCTCCGCGGCCACCCTGGACCGCTCGCGCATCGACGCCTGA
- a CDS encoding citrate synthase, whose translation MTTTPDAPAVPRGLAGVVVTDTGLGDVRGREGFYHYRQYSAIELAETRGFEDVWYLMVHGELPDRAAAAGFAARTAALRTLPAEVREALLAIARASAVSGPLAGLRTALSLLGASAGFRPVYDIDAARRRADALAACAAVPTILAALHRLGQGLEPVEPREDLPHAANYLYMLTGSDPGPDQVRAIERYLVSTVDHGFNASTFTARVVASTGADLAACLVAAVGALSGPLHGGAPSRALDTLDAIGTPDRIDGWIREQVLSGRRIMGFGHPVYRTEDPRSRMLKSLAQDFGGPLVDFAVEVEARVEAILAELKPGRELHTNVEFYAGVVMELCGLPRAMFTPTFCAARVIGWSANILEQAEDSKIIRPAARYVGAPPPQPVPAP comes from the coding sequence ATGACCACCACCCCTGACGCCCCCGCCGTCCCGCGCGGTCTCGCCGGTGTCGTCGTCACCGACACCGGACTCGGCGATGTCCGCGGCCGCGAGGGCTTCTACCACTACCGGCAGTACTCGGCGATCGAACTCGCGGAGACGCGCGGCTTCGAGGACGTGTGGTACCTGATGGTCCACGGCGAACTCCCCGACCGGGCGGCCGCCGCCGGCTTCGCCGCCCGCACGGCCGCGCTGCGCACCCTGCCCGCCGAGGTGCGCGAGGCCCTGCTCGCCATCGCCCGCGCGAGCGCCGTCTCCGGCCCGCTCGCCGGACTGCGTACCGCGCTCTCCCTGCTCGGCGCCTCGGCCGGCTTCCGCCCGGTGTACGACATCGATGCCGCGCGCCGGCGCGCGGACGCACTCGCCGCGTGCGCGGCGGTCCCCACGATCCTGGCGGCCCTCCACCGCCTCGGTCAGGGGCTGGAGCCGGTGGAACCGCGCGAGGACCTGCCCCACGCCGCGAACTACCTGTACATGCTGACCGGTTCGGATCCCGGTCCCGACCAGGTCCGGGCGATCGAGCGGTACCTCGTCTCGACCGTCGACCACGGCTTCAACGCCTCCACCTTCACCGCCCGCGTCGTGGCCTCCACCGGAGCGGACCTGGCCGCCTGCCTGGTGGCGGCGGTCGGCGCCCTCTCGGGGCCGCTGCACGGCGGGGCCCCCAGCCGGGCCCTGGACACCCTCGACGCCATCGGCACCCCGGACCGCATCGACGGCTGGATCCGCGAACAGGTCCTCTCCGGCCGCCGCATCATGGGCTTCGGCCACCCCGTCTACCGCACCGAGGACCCGCGCTCCCGGATGCTCAAGTCCCTCGCGCAGGACTTCGGCGGGCCGCTCGTCGACTTCGCCGTCGAGGTGGAGGCGCGGGTCGAGGCCATCCTCGCCGAGCTCAAGCCCGGCCGGGAGCTGCACACCAACGTGGAGTTCTACGCCGGAGTGGTCATGGAGCTGTGCGGGCTTCCGCGCGCGATGTTCACCCCCACCTTCTGCGCGGCGCGGGTGATCGGCTGGAGCGCCAATATCCTGGAGCAGGCGGAGGACTCGAAGATCATCCGCCCGGCGGCCCGCTACGTCGGCGCACCCCCGCCGCAGCCGGTCCCGGCTCCCTGA
- a CDS encoding response regulator, with translation MIQVLIVDDDVRVAQINAAYVAKVSGFRVAALAHSAAAALEAVEEIPVDLVLLDHYLPDRNGLAVVQELRRLGRRVDVIMVTAARDVATVQDAMRHGALQYLVKPFTYAGLRSKLEAYAALRQTLDGGGEAEQAEVDRLFGALWAASEPTLPKGHSPTTAELVRQALRGAQGPLSAQEIADSAGMSRQTAQRYLKLLERTGKVRLTLRYGETGRPEHRYAWASG, from the coding sequence GTGATCCAGGTCCTGATCGTGGACGACGACGTGCGCGTGGCGCAGATCAACGCGGCGTACGTCGCCAAGGTCTCCGGGTTCCGGGTGGCCGCCCTGGCGCACTCGGCCGCCGCCGCCCTGGAGGCCGTCGAGGAGATCCCGGTGGACCTGGTCCTGCTGGACCACTATCTGCCCGACCGCAACGGCCTCGCCGTCGTACAGGAGCTGCGCCGCCTCGGCCGCCGGGTCGATGTGATCATGGTGACGGCCGCGCGGGACGTGGCGACCGTGCAGGACGCGATGCGGCACGGCGCGCTCCAGTACCTGGTCAAGCCCTTCACGTACGCCGGTCTGCGCTCGAAGCTGGAGGCGTACGCGGCCCTGCGGCAGACGCTCGACGGAGGCGGCGAGGCGGAGCAGGCGGAGGTGGACCGGCTCTTCGGCGCGCTGTGGGCGGCGAGCGAACCGACCCTCCCCAAGGGCCACTCCCCCACCACCGCCGAACTGGTCCGCCAGGCACTGCGCGGGGCACAGGGCCCGCTCTCCGCCCAGGAGATCGCGGACAGCGCGGGGATGAGCCGGCAGACGGCACAGCGCTATCTGAAGCTGCTGGAGCGCACGGGCAAGGTCCGGCTGACGCTGCGGTACGGCGAGACGGGCCGCCCGGAACACCGGTACGCCTGGGCCTCGGGCTGA
- a CDS encoding DUF485 domain-containing protein, protein MEKEAGPMSAGARLDDPWDDVPAPGRGEQDGAGAPMAPETAGAKGAERPVPSAAEIYREVHGSAAFREVRRRYRRFVFPAALAFLLWYLAYVVAATTAPGLMARPVAGAVNVAMAAGLGQFLTTFLLTWAYARHARLRRDRAALDLRWDTQEMTRGAVR, encoded by the coding sequence GTGGAGAAGGAAGCAGGGCCGATGTCCGCGGGCGCGCGGCTCGACGACCCGTGGGACGACGTACCGGCCCCCGGCCGGGGCGAGCAGGACGGGGCGGGCGCCCCCATGGCACCCGAGACGGCCGGTGCGAAGGGGGCGGAGCGGCCCGTACCCAGCGCGGCAGAGATCTACCGCGAGGTGCACGGCAGCGCCGCCTTCCGCGAGGTGCGCCGCCGCTACCGCCGCTTCGTGTTCCCCGCCGCCCTCGCCTTCCTCCTCTGGTACCTCGCCTACGTCGTCGCCGCGACCACCGCGCCCGGGCTGATGGCCCGCCCGGTCGCCGGGGCGGTCAACGTCGCCATGGCGGCGGGGCTCGGTCAGTTCCTCACCACGTTCCTGCTCACCTGGGCGTACGCACGGCACGCGCGGCTGCGCAGGGACCGGGCGGCGCTCGATCTGCGCTGGGACACCCAGGAGATGACGCGAGGGGCCGTACGGTGA